Proteins encoded by one window of Flavobacterium sp. N502540:
- a CDS encoding class I SAM-dependent methyltransferase, which yields MTDKSQLRSSIFRHLDGLAVAPVAIALQNHKVLEYILNQKQVQLSQLTTTFKANEGYLNVGLRILASQGFLEYEVDNRTQEITIITNEKTEIAFSLFHLYQDVVDLLQFSGQFHPRLFDDVPFEKLNLIFEKYKKGYGIAPSDDPLKNSLQEQVLKHIEGHLIGPTIVRLAMKGMFHKYFMETSFQPEEFHKSPENFKKILDFFVHLGWFLEKNGNYQFTETGLFYAKRASAYGVTVSYLPTFAKIEELIFGDPAVLRMIADGENEIHVDREMNVWGSGGAHDTYFKVVDEIIVSLFNLPIEKQPKGILDMGCGNGAFLQHIFEVIDRQTLRGKMLDDYPLFLVGADYNQAALKITRANLIKADIWAKVIWGDIGNPQLLSEDLKENYNIDLKDLLNVRTFLDHNRIWKDPEHINKDRISTSTGAFAYRGKRINNNLVEDNLLEHLQKWSPYVRKFGLLLIELHTINPKLAAANIGKTPATAYDATHGFSDQYIVEIDVFNKVAAKAGLFPDQSIFKRFPDADIATVSINLLKGN from the coding sequence ATGACCGATAAATCACAACTTCGAAGTTCTATTTTCAGACATCTTGACGGTCTGGCTGTTGCTCCGGTTGCAATTGCACTACAAAACCACAAAGTTTTAGAGTATATCCTAAATCAAAAGCAAGTACAACTATCGCAGTTAACTACTACTTTTAAAGCAAATGAAGGTTATCTGAATGTTGGCTTGAGAATTCTGGCCTCTCAGGGCTTTCTAGAGTATGAAGTAGATAATCGTACACAGGAAATAACCATCATAACAAACGAAAAAACAGAAATCGCTTTTTCGCTGTTTCATCTCTATCAGGATGTTGTTGATTTACTTCAATTCTCCGGGCAGTTTCATCCAAGACTTTTTGACGATGTGCCCTTTGAAAAACTCAATCTTATTTTTGAAAAATATAAAAAAGGATATGGAATAGCGCCTTCTGATGATCCTTTAAAAAACAGTCTTCAGGAACAGGTTTTAAAACATATAGAAGGACATTTGATTGGTCCAACTATTGTGCGTCTGGCCATGAAAGGAATGTTTCACAAGTACTTTATGGAGACGTCTTTCCAACCCGAAGAGTTTCATAAATCTCCGGAAAACTTTAAAAAAATACTGGACTTTTTTGTACATCTTGGATGGTTCTTAGAAAAAAATGGCAATTATCAGTTTACTGAAACTGGTTTGTTTTACGCCAAAAGAGCCAGTGCTTATGGTGTTACAGTTTCTTACTTGCCCACCTTTGCTAAAATTGAGGAATTGATTTTTGGTGATCCGGCAGTTTTAAGAATGATAGCGGATGGTGAAAATGAAATTCACGTAGACCGCGAAATGAATGTATGGGGAAGCGGTGGTGCTCACGATACTTATTTTAAAGTGGTGGACGAAATTATTGTCAGTCTGTTTAATTTACCAATCGAAAAACAACCTAAAGGAATACTTGATATGGGTTGTGGTAATGGTGCTTTTTTACAGCATATTTTTGAAGTTATTGACAGGCAGACTTTACGTGGAAAAATGCTTGACGACTACCCTTTGTTTTTAGTTGGTGCCGACTATAATCAGGCGGCTTTAAAAATAACCAGAGCCAATCTTATTAAGGCCGACATTTGGGCAAAGGTGATCTGGGGCGATATTGGAAACCCTCAACTTCTTTCGGAGGATCTGAAAGAAAACTACAATATTGATTTGAAGGATTTGCTTAACGTAAGGACATTTTTAGATCACAATCGAATTTGGAAAGATCCCGAACACATCAACAAAGATAGAATCAGTACGTCTACCGGTGCATTTGCTTACAGAGGAAAAAGAATCAATAACAATCTGGTCGAAGACAATCTGTTGGAACATTTACAAAAATGGTCGCCTTATGTGCGTAAATTTGGCTTGCTGTTGATTGAATTGCATACCATCAATCCCAAACTTGCAGCCGCTAATATCGGAAAAACTCCCGCAACGGCTTATGATGCTACTCATGGTTTCTCGGACCAATATATTGTGGAGATTGACGTTTTTAATAAAGTCGCAGCAAAAGCCGGATTATTTCCGGACCAATCGATTTTTAAACGTTTCCCCGATGCCGATATCGCTACAGTAAGTATCAATTTATTAAAGGGAAACTAA
- a CDS encoding VOC family protein → MAQLNSYLTFNGNCRDAMLFYKACLGGELEMQTIADSPIGEELPEKMKRCILHATLKSDTLTIMGSDMAPENLTKGNAFSMMLTFDSEEETRKVYADLSKDGQATHPLERTFYGALFGNLTDKFGHQWMLCYSCEEKKTLSVGYN, encoded by the coding sequence ATGGCACAGCTTAATTCTTATTTAACATTTAACGGTAATTGCAGAGACGCGATGTTGTTCTACAAAGCTTGTCTTGGAGGCGAACTCGAAATGCAAACTATAGCCGATTCACCAATAGGAGAAGAGCTGCCGGAGAAAATGAAAAGATGTATTTTGCACGCCACCCTTAAAAGCGATACTCTTACCATTATGGGATCGGATATGGCTCCCGAAAACCTGACAAAAGGAAATGCCTTCTCGATGATGCTCACGTTTGACAGTGAAGAAGAAACACGAAAGGTTTATGCTGACTTATCTAAAGATGGTCAGGCTACCCATCCGTTAGAAAGGACTTTTTATGGAGCTTTGTTCGGGAATCTTACGGATAAGTTCGGACATCAATGGATGCTCTGTTACTCGTGCGAAGAAAAAAAGACTTTATCTGTTGGGTATAATTAA
- a CDS encoding sulfatase-like hydrolase/transferase, translating to MNLKEKLNEIGQKPDMILIITDEQRATQHFPPGWEEENLPTLTFLKKNGFSFDRAFCNTCMCSPSRSTLFTGLYPAKHGVSQTLTVGGLLSPQEPTLSNALPNIMNTLWADGYDVQYRGKWHMSKGVAPNGTKTNYDDLTPADISLFGAMGWISPDAGEDVNPLNFGGGYANHDARYTAEAIQYLKEVRAQRAAGNHKPYCLILSLVNPHDVLAYPNTAGTSGYHPDSWLTREIGLPATVNENLLENKKPMAQEQILINMALSLGAINSTEDKLNYINFYGYLLSLADKQFGYLIDELYREDEHGKKLADSALVTMTSDHGEMGLAHGGLRQKTFVAYEEALRVPLVISNPILFKDHPVKHSMALATLADIFPTFIDMANISNPPTGLAGTSLLPIMQDNTPVQHSILFTYDDIKAGSNSTWTIVRAANRIRCIRTEKWKFDYYFDAATAYFKQYELYDLVNDPLEITNLAYDPAYSEIRHELEEQLHQLEVEKLWVNAPKDVYSTTTFN from the coding sequence ATGAACTTAAAAGAAAAACTTAACGAAATTGGCCAAAAGCCGGACATGATTTTAATTATTACTGATGAGCAGCGCGCTACTCAACATTTCCCACCGGGATGGGAGGAAGAAAATCTTCCCACACTGACTTTTCTAAAAAAGAATGGTTTTAGTTTCGACCGTGCATTTTGCAATACCTGCATGTGCTCCCCTAGCCGTTCGACCTTATTTACAGGTTTATACCCTGCAAAACATGGTGTGAGTCAAACGTTAACTGTAGGCGGTCTCTTGTCGCCTCAGGAGCCTACTCTTAGCAATGCATTACCCAATATTATGAATACGCTTTGGGCGGATGGCTATGATGTGCAATACCGAGGAAAATGGCACATGAGTAAAGGTGTTGCCCCTAATGGAACTAAAACCAATTATGATGATTTAACTCCTGCTGATATTTCTTTATTTGGGGCTATGGGCTGGATTTCTCCCGACGCCGGTGAAGATGTTAATCCGCTTAATTTTGGAGGTGGCTACGCCAATCACGACGCCAGATACACCGCCGAGGCTATCCAATATTTAAAAGAAGTGAGAGCACAGCGAGCTGCAGGAAATCATAAACCATATTGTTTGATTCTTTCTCTCGTAAATCCTCATGATGTATTGGCTTATCCTAATACAGCAGGTACATCAGGATACCATCCGGACAGCTGGCTGACCAGAGAAATAGGACTTCCTGCTACTGTAAACGAAAATTTACTGGAAAATAAAAAACCTATGGCTCAGGAACAAATTCTGATTAATATGGCTTTAAGCCTTGGTGCCATCAATAGTACCGAAGATAAACTGAATTATATTAATTTTTACGGTTATTTGTTAAGTCTTGCCGACAAACAGTTTGGCTATCTGATCGACGAATTGTACAGAGAAGATGAACACGGCAAAAAACTAGCCGATTCGGCCTTAGTTACGATGACATCCGATCATGGAGAAATGGGACTCGCTCATGGCGGATTACGTCAGAAAACTTTTGTCGCTTACGAAGAAGCTTTAAGAGTTCCACTTGTTATATCTAATCCGATATTGTTTAAAGATCATCCTGTCAAACACTCTATGGCTTTAGCAACCTTAGCAGATATTTTTCCAACTTTTATTGATATGGCCAACATATCCAATCCGCCAACAGGACTTGCTGGTACCAGTTTACTGCCAATAATGCAGGACAACACTCCTGTTCAGCACAGTATTTTGTTTACTTACGATGATATCAAAGCAGGTTCTAACAGTACCTGGACGATCGTAAGAGCTGCGAATCGCATTCGATGTATCAGAACCGAAAAATGGAAATTTGACTATTATTTTGATGCTGCTACGGCCTACTTCAAACAGTATGAACTCTATGATTTAGTTAATGACCCGTTGGAAATCACAAACCTTGCCTACGATCCGGCTTATAGTGAAATCAGACACGAATTAGAAGAACAACTCCATCAGCTGGAAGTAGAGAAACTTTGGGTAAATGCACCAAAAGATGTTTATAGTACGACAACGTTTAACTAA
- a CDS encoding GlxA family transcriptional regulator, with protein MIKKVSILVPESSVLQAIADPQYLFSAVNQFMTASGKKLLFDVQLVGLEKEVKLNNGLYSVNTSQLTKDITATDLIVIPALFGDMKDAIAQNQGLLPWISEQYHKGAEIASLCVGAFLLASTGLLNGKKCSTHWGFQNEFREMFPEVEVIDGSIITEEHRLYSSGGAHSYWNLLLHLVEKYTDRETAILASKYFAIDIDRDSQASFAMFQGQKNHNDEAIKQVQNFIEDNIQEKITIDELAEMVLLGRRSFERRFKAATNNSVLEYINRVKIEYAKKSFETSRKNINEVMYDVGYTDTKAFRTIFKKVTGLNPLEYRNKYNKMAVS; from the coding sequence ATGATAAAAAAAGTAAGCATTCTTGTTCCTGAAAGTTCGGTTCTGCAGGCAATTGCAGATCCGCAATACTTATTTTCGGCTGTAAATCAATTTATGACCGCCTCCGGTAAAAAATTATTGTTTGATGTACAATTAGTAGGTTTAGAGAAAGAAGTAAAACTTAATAACGGATTGTATTCCGTTAATACGTCTCAGCTCACAAAAGATATTACTGCCACTGATTTGATTGTGATTCCTGCCTTATTTGGAGACATGAAAGATGCGATTGCTCAAAATCAAGGACTATTACCCTGGATCAGCGAACAATATCATAAGGGTGCCGAGATTGCATCGTTATGTGTTGGAGCGTTTTTACTAGCTTCCACTGGTCTGTTAAACGGCAAAAAATGTTCTACCCATTGGGGATTTCAAAATGAGTTTAGAGAAATGTTTCCCGAAGTAGAAGTCATAGACGGAAGCATTATTACCGAAGAGCATCGTCTTTATTCCAGCGGTGGGGCACATTCGTACTGGAACCTATTGCTTCATCTGGTCGAAAAATATACCGACAGAGAGACGGCTATACTTGCCTCCAAATACTTTGCCATCGATATCGACAGAGACAGTCAGGCTTCTTTTGCAATGTTTCAGGGACAAAAGAATCATAACGACGAGGCCATTAAACAGGTGCAGAATTTTATTGAAGATAATATTCAGGAAAAAATCACCATTGATGAATTGGCCGAAATGGTATTACTGGGAAGAAGAAGTTTTGAAAGAAGATTTAAAGCTGCAACCAACAATTCAGTTTTAGAATATATCAATCGGGTGAAAATTGAGTACGCCAAAAAAAGTTTCGAGACCAGCCGTAAAAATATCAATGAGGTAATGTACGATGTAGGCTATACCGATACAAAAGCATTTCGAACCATTTTTAAGAAAGTAACAGGATTAAATCCATTGGAATATCGTAATAAGTATAATAAAATGGCGGTTAGTTAA
- a CDS encoding VOC family protein, giving the protein MATKIFINLPVADLQKAMSFYTAIGFTNNPQFTDATAACMVLTEEIYVMLLTHHKFSEFINKEIGNAFEKASVINSLSVESVDEVNEMINNALKAGGKETAEPKDYGFMQQRSFEDLDGHLWEVLYMDLAKIPQQ; this is encoded by the coding sequence ATGGCAACAAAAATTTTCATCAATCTGCCGGTAGCAGATTTACAAAAAGCAATGTCTTTTTACACAGCAATCGGATTTACAAACAATCCTCAATTTACAGATGCTACAGCAGCCTGTATGGTTCTAACCGAAGAAATTTATGTGATGTTGTTGACTCACCATAAATTCAGTGAGTTTATCAATAAAGAAATCGGTAATGCTTTCGAGAAAGCTTCGGTAATTAATTCCTTGTCAGTAGAAAGTGTAGATGAAGTGAATGAAATGATCAATAATGCCTTAAAAGCAGGAGGTAAAGAAACTGCAGAGCCGAAAGACTATGGTTTTATGCAGCAACGCAGTTTCGAAGATTTAGACGGACACCTTTGGGAAGTTCTGTATATGGATCTGGCGAAAATTCCACAACAATAA